The Polaribacter sp. KT25b genome contains the following window.
ACGGCTTGTTTGAGCTCTTTTCTTTGTGCTGATTTTTTTCAGCACAAAGAAAAAGCGAGTAGTGAAAGCAGGAAATAGCTTCTAAAAAAAAGAATTAATTTATAATTTCTCTGCTAAATATTTTGCCGTAAAAGAGGTTTTATTTTTGGCTAAATCTTCTGGAGTTCCTTGAAAAATAAGGTTTCCACCTTTTTTACCACCTTCTAAACCAAGATCTATAATGTAATCTGCACATTTTATCAACTCAATATTATGTTCAATCACAATAATAGAATGACCTTTGTTAATTAAAGCATTAAATGACGCTAATAATTTTTTAATATCATGAAAGTGTAAACCTGTTGTTGGTTCATCAAAAATAAATAAAGCTTTGTCTTTAGTAATTCCTTTTACTAAAAAGGATGCCAATTTTATTCTCTGCGCTTCACCACCAGAAAGGGTAGAAGAAGATTGCCCTAATTGCACATAACCTAAACCAACATCTTGCAAAGGTTTTAGTTTTTTTGCAATTTTAGTGACTAAATTTTCCGAGAAAAATTCAACAGCATCATCAATTGTTAATTTTAATATATCGTCGATAGATTTCCCGTCAAACTTAACTTCTAAAACTTCTTTTTTGAAACGTTTTCCATTACAAGCGTCGCATTCTAAATGTACATCTGCCATAAATTGCATCTCGATGGTTACAATTCCGTCTCCTTTACAAACTTCACAACGACCGCCTTCTACATTAAAAGAAAAATGTTTTGGTTTGTAATTTCTTATTTTTGCTAATTTCTGATTAGAAAATAATGCTCTAATATCGTCATAGGCTTTTATATACGTTACCGGATTTGAGCGAGAAGAACGTCCGATAGGATTTTGATCTATAAATTCTACATTTTTTATATTTTCAAAATCGCCTTTTATTTCTGTATGTTGACCAATTTTATCTCCAAAACCATTCAGTTTTTTTTGCATTGATGGATATAAAATATTTTTTATCAAGGTACTTTTTCCAGAACCAGAAACACCTGTTATAACTGTTAATCCGTTTAGCGGAAAAGTAACATCGATATTTTGTAAATTATGTTCTCTTGCGCCAATAATTTGGATACTATTTTTTGAAGTTCTTCGTTTTTTAGGAACCTCTATTTTTAAATCTTCATTTAAATATTTTGCAGTTAAAGATTCAGATTTTAAAATTTTGTCAAAATTTCCTTCCGCAACAACATGACCACCATAAGTACCAGCTTCTGGGCCAATATCTATAATGTAATCTGCTTCTCTCATGATATCTTCATCATGTTCTACTACAATTACCGTGTTACCTAAATTGCGCAAATCTTTTAAAACTTTTATCAATCTTTCTGTATCTTTTGGATGCAAACCTATACTTGGTTCATCTAAAATATACATAGAACCAACTAGAGAACTTCCTAAAGAAGTTGCCAAATTTATACGCTGACTTTCTCCGCCAGAAAGTGTGTTAGAAGTTCTGTTAATGGTTAAATATGACAAACCAACATCCGTTAAAAAAAGAAGTCGATTGTTGATTTCTGTTAACAAACGTTTTGCAATTTTTTCTTCGTATTTGTTTAGTTTTATATTCTTAAAAAAGACTGCTAATTCATCTAACGGAAGCGTAACTAAATCAGAAATAGTTTTTTCATTTATTTTTACATAATTTGCTTCTTTTCGCAAACGTTTACCGTTACATGTAGTACATTTTGTTTTTCCGCGATAACGAGAAAGCATTACTCTATTCTGAATTTTATAGCTTTTTTCTTCTAGAACTGAAAAGAAATGATGAATACCGTTAAAAGATTTATTACCATTCCAAACCAATTCTTTTTGTTTATCAGTTAACTGAAACCAAGGTTTATGAATAGGAATATCAAACTGATACGCAACAGAAATTAATTCTTCTTTATAGTGTATGTAAGATGGCGTTTTAAAAGGAAAAATACAGTCTTCCATAATAGATAAACCAGTATTTGGTATTACTAAATCTTCATCAATACCAATTACATTTCCGTAACCTTCGCAAGTTGGGCAAGCGCCATAAGGATTGTTAAAACTAAATAAATGTGTGTTTGGTTCTAAAAAAGACATGCCGTCTAAGTCGAATTTATTGCTAAACTCAGAAACCTTGTTATCTGCTAAGTTTTCTATAAAGCAAACTCCTTTACCTTCAAAAAAAGCAGTTTGTATTGCATCTGCCAATCGGTTATAAAAATCTTCATCATCTTTAGTAACAATTCTGTCTACCACTAAATATAATGCTTCATTTTTGTAATCATCTATTGGGAAATCGCCAATTCTATAAACTTTTTCATTCCATTTTAAACGAGCATAACCTTGCTGTTCTAAAACTTGCAATAAGGTTTTTAAATCTCGGCTTTCATCTATAATGATTGGTGCAAGCAGTAAAAGTTTTGTTTTATCAGCAAACTTTTTTATAAAATTAACAACATCAGAAACCGTATCTTTTTTAACCTCTTGATTAGAAATAGGAGAGTAAGTTTTACCAATTCTTGCATATAAAAGTTTTATATAATCGTAAATTTCTGTACTTGTACCAACTGTAGAACGCGGATTTGTAGAATTTACTTTTTGCTCAATAGCAATTGCTGGGGCAATACCTTTAATATAATCTACTTTTGGTTTGTTTAATTTTCCTAAAAACTGACGCGCATAAGAACTTAAACTTTCTACATAACGTCTTTGCCCTTCTGCATATAAGGTGTCAAAAGCTAAAGAAGATTTTCCAGAGCCAGAAAGTCCAGTTATTACAACAAGTTTATTTCTAGGTATTACAACATCAATATTTTTTAAGTTATGCAATTTTGCACCTTTAATAATGATGTTTTCTTTAGGATTTATTGTAGAAAGATCGGTCTTCATTGTTCAAAAAATATAAGCTATAAAAATACCATTATTTTCATTTACTAAAAAAAAGAATGATATTGAATTTGTTAAAATATTTGTTGGATGAAAAAATATTTATATATTTGAAGACTTAACAATCACTAAACAAGACGCATATAGTTAAAAATTACTTTTATTTTATTAATAAATAAATCTAAAAAAGAAAGAAACTTTTCTTTCTTTAAAAGTAGTTATGATGCGTATACAAAAAGAAACAGATAGTAGTTTAATAAAGGGTTACATTAATGGTAATGAAGCTTTTTTAGAGGTCTTAATTAAAAGACATCAACATCGTTTATATAGTTTTATTTTTAGTAAAATTAAAGATAAAGATCTTACAGAAGATATTTTTCAAGACACTTTTATAAAAGTAATTAAAACGCTAAAAAAAGGAAATTATAATGAAGAAGGTAAATTTTTACCTTGGGTAATGCGTATTGCTCACAATTTAGTAATCGATTATTTTAGAAAAAATAATAGAATGCCTAAATTTAAAAATACAGACGATTTTGATATTTTTTCTGTTTTAGGTGATAACAACCTTAATGCAGAAAAACAATTGATACAAGATCAGATTTTTGAAGATGTAAGAGATCTAATAAAGGGTTTGCCAGAAGAACAAAAAGAAGTTTTAGTTATGCGTATGTATAAAGATATGAGTTTTAAAGAAATAAGCGAAAATACTGGGGTTAGCATTAATACAGCTTTGGGTAGAATGCGCTATGCTTTAATAAATATGCGAAAATTAATAGAAAATAATAAAATTATTTTAGTAAACCAATAATAAAAAGAAAAAAGCATCGTTAGTAATTTTATAACCAAGAGATTAAATAACTTTATATGATGCAAATTTACTCAAAAAAGTCTTCTGATTTTCAGATGCAACCAAAACAAGAAACAGTTCAATTTTTGATTGATTTTTCCAAATCATTAACTTTTGTAAAAACCAAATCAAAAGGTCTTATTGAATTGAATTTGAATTAAGAGAGGAAAGCTTCAATATTAAATATTGGAGCTTTTTTTATTTGATGTGAAAGAGAAATAGAGAAATCTAACAAGATTCAACCAACAACGAACAACCAACAACGAAGAACGAAAAACTTACAAATGCCTACTCCCTTCTTTAAACACTTTCACTCCTGCTTTTAACATTCGTTTTAGCTTAATAGAAGGTTGGTAATTGATGCTAAATTTTTTAATATTCTTTTTAGGAGACAATTCTTCTGGTGTTGAAGCT
Protein-coding sequences here:
- a CDS encoding RNA polymerase sigma factor, with the translated sequence MRIQKETDSSLIKGYINGNEAFLEVLIKRHQHRLYSFIFSKIKDKDLTEDIFQDTFIKVIKTLKKGNYNEEGKFLPWVMRIAHNLVIDYFRKNNRMPKFKNTDDFDIFSVLGDNNLNAEKQLIQDQIFEDVRDLIKGLPEEQKEVLVMRMYKDMSFKEISENTGVSINTALGRMRYALINMRKLIENNKIILVNQ
- the uvrA gene encoding excinuclease ABC subunit UvrA translates to MKTDLSTINPKENIIIKGAKLHNLKNIDVVIPRNKLVVITGLSGSGKSSLAFDTLYAEGQRRYVESLSSYARQFLGKLNKPKVDYIKGIAPAIAIEQKVNSTNPRSTVGTSTEIYDYIKLLYARIGKTYSPISNQEVKKDTVSDVVNFIKKFADKTKLLLLAPIIIDESRDLKTLLQVLEQQGYARLKWNEKVYRIGDFPIDDYKNEALYLVVDRIVTKDDEDFYNRLADAIQTAFFEGKGVCFIENLADNKVSEFSNKFDLDGMSFLEPNTHLFSFNNPYGACPTCEGYGNVIGIDEDLVIPNTGLSIMEDCIFPFKTPSYIHYKEELISVAYQFDIPIHKPWFQLTDKQKELVWNGNKSFNGIHHFFSVLEEKSYKIQNRVMLSRYRGKTKCTTCNGKRLRKEANYVKINEKTISDLVTLPLDELAVFFKNIKLNKYEEKIAKRLLTEINNRLLFLTDVGLSYLTINRTSNTLSGGESQRINLATSLGSSLVGSMYILDEPSIGLHPKDTERLIKVLKDLRNLGNTVIVVEHDEDIMREADYIIDIGPEAGTYGGHVVAEGNFDKILKSESLTAKYLNEDLKIEVPKKRRTSKNSIQIIGAREHNLQNIDVTFPLNGLTVITGVSGSGKSTLIKNILYPSMQKKLNGFGDKIGQHTEIKGDFENIKNVEFIDQNPIGRSSRSNPVTYIKAYDDIRALFSNQKLAKIRNYKPKHFSFNVEGGRCEVCKGDGIVTIEMQFMADVHLECDACNGKRFKKEVLEVKFDGKSIDDILKLTIDDAVEFFSENLVTKIAKKLKPLQDVGLGYVQLGQSSSTLSGGEAQRIKLASFLVKGITKDKALFIFDEPTTGLHFHDIKKLLASFNALINKGHSIIVIEHNIELIKCADYIIDLGLEGGKKGGNLIFQGTPEDLAKNKTSFTAKYLAEKL